A region of Triplophysa dalaica isolate WHDGS20190420 chromosome 18, ASM1584641v1, whole genome shotgun sequence DNA encodes the following proteins:
- the LOC130406913 gene encoding uncharacterized protein LOC130406913 has protein sequence MGQVNCGCLGHETPDPEYNQTQEQCWEQEQRGAQRQDDSTPKSGKGSRDACPLSIDTLTLSPSPPPIQVAPCPPASTAERVKSRHPSRLEPLVVRFDPQPSTATPERSEVRRSRRKRMKRAKNMYHEVPKPLVIRVDPQPATASPERSEKRVSANKLKKGDKKTDHEVPEPLVRHFAPKPSTSSPERSKMRRSRRKLTKEAQNMDLKVTERFHRSASPDRNPEQTEVTKYEAGPPTPAPTVPEPLVTSQFDLFKHLVLVDIEDEDEVHIISPFGLKDTRHRRPKPIRKKQPMFSWMEENTEMLESERSGKKPNSGKKTDHEGSSPYIPYEYTEAISLSAPSSQSDLILMDMNENSESDEPEVEFISPFELKDHRHRRPKPVTKDQPMFCWMENTEMQESESEMDEVHPEAPEQQETPVKKSHPESNTDKQQTLQKETDAHENIIMTGPYGPAGETQDHLNGPEKTKAASKTKGLFVLHHWLEKKTKERREKKMRKEREITETQLLRERYLNSPALKHLCVNKNNSNYIPILLL, from the exons ATGGGACAAGTGAACTGTGGATGCTTGGGCCACGAGACGCCAGATCCGGAATACAACCAAACAcaggagcagtgttgg GAGCAAGAACAGAGAGGAGCACAGCGTCAAGATGACTCCACACCGAAGTCAGGGAAGGGATCCCGAGATGCTTGTCCATTGAGCATCGATACGTTGACACTTTCACCATCTCCTCCACCGATACAAGTCGCTCCATGCCCACCAGCTTCAACAGCTGAGAGGGTAAAATCCCGTCATCCGTCAAGGCTGGAACCGTTGGTTGTACGTTTTGATCCTCAACCCTCAACTGCAacacctgagagatcagaggTGAGACGTTCCAGGAGGAAACGGATGAAAAGGGCTAAAAACATGTATCATGAAg TGCCTAAACCGCTGGTGATACGTGTTGATCCTCAACCCGCGACTGcatcacctgagagatcagagAAGAGAGTTTCAGCAAATAAACTGAAGAAGGGTGACAAGAAAACGgatcatgaag tgcctgaaccgctggtGAGACATTTTGCACCTAAACCATCAACTtcatcacctgagagatcaAAGATGAGACGTTCAAGGAGGAAACTGACGAAGGAAGCTCAAAACATGGATCTGAAGGTAacagaaa gGTTTCATAGATCTGCCTCACCCGACCGGAATCCTGAACAGACGGAGGTGACAAaatatgaag CTGGTCCACCAACACCAGCTCCAAcagtgcctgaaccgctggtCACGTCACAGTTTGATCTCTTTAAACACCTGGTCCTCGTGGacattgaagatgaagatgaggtgCATATCATCTCTCCATTTGGGCTGAAGGACACCAGACACAGGAGACCTAAGCCCATCAGGAAAAAACAACCCATGTTTAGTTGGATGGAGgagaacacagagatgctggagAGTGAAAGATCAGGGAAGAAACCGAACAGTGGCAAAAAAACGGAccatgaag GATCATCCCCGTACATCCCATATGAATATACCGAGGCGATATCACTGTCAGCACCTTCAtcacagtctgatctcatcCTCATGGACATGAATGAGAACAGCGAGTCTGATGAGCCTGAGGTGGAGTTCATCTCTCCATTTGAGCTGAAGGACCATAGACACAGAAGACCGAAGCCCGTGACAAAAGATCAACCGATGTTTTGTTGGATGGAGAACACCGAAATGCAGGAGAGTGAAAGTGAAATGGATGAAGTCCACCCAGAAGCTCCAGAGCAGCAGGAGACACCTGTGAAAAAATCCCATCCAGAGAGCAACACTGACAAACAACAAACCCTTCAGAAGGAGACAGACgctcatgaaaacatcatcatgacagGTCCTTATGGTCCCGCTGGAGAAACCCAAGATCACCTGAATGGTCCAGAGAAGACAAAAGCTGCCAGCAAAACTAAAGGATTATTTGTTCTTCATCACTGGCTTGAGAAAAAGACCAAAGAACGACGggagaagaaaatgagaaaagaaagggaaataacagaaacacagttaCTGCGGGAGAGATACTTGAACAGTCCAGCATTGAAGCATTTGTGTGTTAATAAGAACAACTCTAACTATATCCCCATACTCCTTCTATAA
- the LOC130406914 gene encoding uncharacterized protein LOC130406914: MKRAKNMYHEVPKPLVIRVDPQPATASPERSEQRVSANKLKKGDKKTDHEVPEPLVRHFAPKPSTSSPERSKMRRSRRKLTKEAQNMDPEGFHRSASPDRNPEQTEVTKYEGPEPLVTSQFDLFKHLVLVDIEDEDEVHIISPFGLKDTRHRRPKPIRKKQPMFSWMEKNTEMLESERSGKKRNSGKKTDHEGSSPYIPYEYTEAISLSAPSSQSDLILMDMNENSESDEPEVEFISPFELKDHRHRRPKPVTKDQPMFCWMENTEMQESESEMDEVHPEAPEQQETPVKKSHPESNVTNNKPFRRRQTLMKTSS; this comes from the exons ATGAAAAGGGCTAAAAACATGTATCATGAAg TGCCTAAACCGCTGGTGATACGTGTTGATCCTCAACCCGCGACTGcatcacctgagagatcagagCAGAGAGTTTCAGCAAATAAACTGAAGAAGGGTGACAAGAAAACGgatcatgaag tgcctgaaccgctggtGAGACATTTTGCACCTAAACCATCAACTtcatcacctgagagatcaAAGATGAGACGTTCAAGGAGGAAACTGACGAAGGAAGCTCAAAACATGGATCCTGAAG gGTTTCATAGATCTGCCTCACCCGACCGGAATCCTGAACAGACGGAGGTGACAAaatatgaag GGCCTGAACCGCTGGTCACGTCACAGTTTGATCTCTTTAAACACCTGGTCCTCGTGGacattgaagatgaagatgaggtgCATATCATCTCTCCATTTGGGCTGAAGGACACCAGACACAGGAGACCTAAGCCCATCAGGAAAAAACAACCCATGTTTAGTTGGATGGAGaagaacacagagatgctggagAGTGAAAGATCAGGGAAGAAACGGAACAGTGGCAAAAAAACGGAccatgaag GATCATCCCCGTACATCCCATATGAATATACCGAGGCGATATCACTGTCAGCACCTTCAtcacagtctgatctcatcCTCATGGACATGAATGAGAACAGCGAGTCTGATGAGCCTGAGGTGGAGTTCATCTCTCCATTTGAGCTGAAGGACCATAGACACAGAAGACCGAAGCCCGTGACAAAAGATCAACCGATGTTTTGTTGGATGGAGAACACCGAAATGCAGGAGAGTGAAAGTGAAATGGATGAAGTCCACCCAGAAGCTCCAGAGCAGCAGGAGACACCTGTGAAAAAATCCCATCCAGAGAGCAACGTGACAAACAACAAACCCTTCAGAAGGAGACAGACgctcatgaaaacatcatcatga
- the LOC130406993 gene encoding uncharacterized protein LOC130406993: MKRAKNMYHEVPKPLVIRVDPQPATASPERSEQRVSANKLKKGDKKTDHEVPEPLVRHFAPKPSTSSPERSKMRRSRRKLTKEAQNMDPEGFHRSASPDRNPEQTEVTKYEAPTVPEPLVTSQFDLFKHLVLVDIEDEDEVHIISPFGLKDTRHRRPKPIRKKQPMFSWMEENTEMLESERSAKKPNSGKKTDHEGSSPYIPYEYTEAISLSAPSSQSDLILMDMNDNSESDEPEVEFISPFELKDHRHRRPKPVTKDQPMFCWMENTEMQESESEMDEVHPEAPEQQETPVKKSHPESNTDKQQTLQKETDAHENIIMTGPYGPAGETQDHLNGPEKTKAASKTKGLFVLHHWVEKKTKERREKKMRKEREITETQLLRERYLNSPALKHLCVNKNNSNYIPILLL, translated from the exons ATGAAAAGGGCTAAAAACATGTATCATGAAg TGCCTAAACCGCTGGTGATACGTGTTGATCCTCAACCCGCGACTGcatcacctgagagatcagagCAGAGAGTTTCAGCAAATAAACTGAAGAAGGGTGACAAGAAAACGgatcatgaag tgcctgaaccgctggtGAGACATTTTGCACCTAAACCATCAACTtcatcacctgagagatcaAAGATGAGACGTTCAAGGAGGAAACTGACGAAGGAAGCTCAAAACATGGATCCTGAAG GGTTTCATAGATCTGCCTCACCCGACCGGAATCCTGAACAGACGGAGGTGACAAaatatgaag CTCCAAcagtgcctgaaccgctggtCACGTCACAGTTTGATCTCTTTAAACACCTGGTCCTCGTGGacattgaagatgaagatgaggtgCATATCATCTCTCCATTTGGGCTGAAGGACACCAGACACAGGAGACCTAAGCCCATCAGGAAAAAACAACCCATGTTTAGTTGGATGGAGgagaacacagagatgctggagAGTGAAAGATCAGCGAAGAAACCGAACAGTGGCAAAAAAACGGAccatgaag GATCATCCCCGTACATCCCATATGAATATACCGAGGCGATATCACTGTCAGCACCTTCAtcacagtctgatctcatcCTCATGGACATGAATGATAACAGCGAGTCTGATGAGCCTGAGGTGGAGTTCATCTCTCCATTTGAGCTGAAGGACCATAGACACAGAAGACCGAAGCCCGTGACAAAAGATCAACCGATGTTTTGTTGGATGGAGAACACCGAAATGCAGGAGAGTGAAAGTGAAATGGATGAAGTCCACCCAGAAGCTCCAGAGCAGCAGGAGACACCTGTGAAAAAATCCCATCCAGAGAGCAACACTGACAAACAACAAACCCTTCAGAAGGAGACAGACgctcatgaaaacatcatcatgacagGTCCTTATGGTCCCGCTGGAGAAACCCAAGATCACCTGAATGGTCCAGAGAAGACAAAAGCTGCCAGCAAAACTAAAGGATTATTTGTTCTTCATCACTGGGTTGAGAAAAAGACCAAAGAACGACGggagaagaaaatgagaaaagaaagggaaataacagaaacacagttaCTGCGGGAGAGATACTTGAACAGTCCAGCATTGAAGCATTTGTGTGTTAATAAGAACAACTCTAACTATATCCCCATACTCCTTCTATAA